In Paenibacillus kyungheensis, the following are encoded in one genomic region:
- the rbsB gene encoding ribose ABC transporter substrate-binding protein RbsB produces MKKGISLLAVIMTVILLAGCSLQPPAWAKSKKSANAGEIKIGLSVSTLNNPFFVSLKDGVLKEAKKLNIQVIVVDAQNDSAKQSNDVDDLIQQGVDALLINPTDSAAISAAVQSANTLDIPVVTLDRSADKGDVKALVASDNVKGGKMAAEYIVKQLGKDAKVIELQGVPGASATRERGKGFHDIADKELDVVASQAADFDRTKGLTVMENLLQGNPDVQAVFAHNDEMALGAIEAIQSSGKDIPVIGFDGNEDALNSIKDGKLTATVAQQPELIGQMAVDVARDVLQGKTVEKSIPAPLKLVTKEDQ; encoded by the coding sequence ATGAAAAAAGGTATATCGCTACTTGCAGTTATAATGACTGTGATCCTATTAGCAGGATGTTCACTTCAACCTCCAGCATGGGCCAAATCCAAAAAATCAGCAAATGCAGGCGAGATTAAGATTGGTCTCTCTGTATCTACTTTAAATAATCCATTTTTCGTATCACTTAAAGATGGAGTCTTGAAAGAAGCGAAAAAGCTAAATATCCAAGTGATCGTTGTTGATGCTCAAAATGACTCTGCCAAACAAAGCAATGATGTCGATGATTTGATTCAGCAAGGGGTAGATGCACTGTTAATCAATCCGACTGATTCAGCAGCGATCTCGGCGGCAGTTCAATCTGCAAATACACTAGATATTCCTGTTGTGACGTTAGATCGTTCTGCGGACAAAGGAGATGTCAAAGCATTGGTCGCTTCCGATAATGTCAAAGGCGGTAAAATGGCGGCTGAATATATTGTCAAACAACTAGGCAAAGATGCTAAAGTGATCGAATTACAAGGTGTACCCGGTGCATCTGCTACTCGTGAACGTGGTAAAGGTTTCCATGATATCGCAGATAAAGAATTAGATGTAGTCGCTAGTCAGGCAGCAGATTTTGACCGTACCAAAGGTCTAACGGTTATGGAAAATTTACTTCAAGGGAATCCAGATGTACAAGCGGTATTTGCTCATAACGATGAAATGGCACTCGGTGCGATAGAAGCGATCCAAAGTTCAGGCAAAGACATTCCTGTAATCGGCTTCGATGGTAATGAGGATGCACTGAATTCGATCAAAGACGGCAAATTGACGGCTACAGTCGCTCAACAACCTGAATTGATCGGACAAATGGCAGTCGATGTTGCTCGTGATGTATTGCAAGGGAAAACGGTCGAGAAATCTATTCCAGCTCCTCTGAAATTAGTCACAAAAGAAGATCAATAA
- the rbsC gene encoding ribose ABC transporter permease RbsC, whose product MTTITKEKPEKNFKLSNVTQKLGPLLGFIILVIIVSVLNPDFLEPLNILNLLRQVAINALIAFGMTFVILTGGIDLSVGSILALSSSFVANLMLAGVDPILAIIIGCAAGGVMGMVNGLMITKGKMAPFIATLATMTIFRGLTLVYTNGNPITGLGDSMAFQLFGRGYFLGIPVPAITMAITFIVLWVILHKTPFGRKTYAIGGNEKAAIVSGIKVPRVKIMIYSLAGALSALAGAILTSRLNSAQPTAGTSYELDAIAAVVLGGTSLSGGRGRIVGTLIGALIIGTLNNGLNLLGVSSFYQMVVKGIVIVIAVLIDRKKSA is encoded by the coding sequence ATGACAACCATAACGAAAGAAAAACCAGAGAAAAATTTCAAATTATCGAATGTAACACAAAAGCTCGGTCCGTTGCTTGGATTTATTATTCTAGTCATTATTGTATCGGTATTGAATCCAGACTTTTTGGAACCGCTTAATATTTTGAATCTGTTGCGCCAGGTGGCGATTAATGCGTTAATTGCATTTGGTATGACTTTTGTTATTTTGACAGGTGGTATTGATCTATCCGTTGGTTCGATTCTAGCATTATCCAGTTCATTTGTAGCGAATCTGATGTTAGCAGGCGTCGATCCGATCTTAGCGATTATTATCGGATGTGCAGCAGGTGGGGTTATGGGTATGGTCAATGGACTGATGATCACCAAAGGTAAAATGGCTCCATTTATCGCTACACTAGCGACAATGACCATATTCCGTGGACTGACTCTCGTATATACCAATGGTAATCCTATCACAGGGCTTGGCGACAGTATGGCATTTCAATTATTCGGACGTGGGTATTTCTTAGGGATTCCTGTACCGGCGATTACGATGGCAATTACATTTATCGTATTATGGGTGATCTTGCACAAAACACCATTTGGTCGTAAAACATATGCGATCGGTGGTAATGAAAAAGCAGCTATCGTATCCGGTATTAAAGTACCCCGCGTTAAAATTATGATTTACTCTTTAGCAGGTGCATTATCTGCATTAGCAGGCGCAATCTTAACATCTCGTCTTAATTCTGCACAACCAACAGCAGGTACATCATATGAGCTGGATGCTATTGCAGCAGTCGTACTAGGCGGAACCAGTCTTTCGGGTGGACGTGGACGCATTGTAGGTACACTGATTGGCGCATTGATTATTGGTACCTTGAATAACGGTCTGAATTTGCTAGGAGTATCTTCTTTCTATCAGATGGTTGTAAAAGGGATCGTTATTGTTATTGCGGTATTGATTGATCGTAAAAAATCTGCATAA